In the genome of Theropithecus gelada isolate Dixy chromosome 19, Tgel_1.0, whole genome shotgun sequence, the window TGATTTGGGTGATGGACAGTTCAGTCCTTAATTTCAAAGATTAGGGTAATACAAAAATGATTAACATTCTGAAATATGCAGGAAGGAGGGAATTTAGCTGCTGTATAACTAGATCAAATGGGGATGTTTCTCTTTTACTCAGCTTTAGAGATTCTGTTGTCCTTGTTGAGTTTGATGGAATCCTTCTGTAAGATACTCTTCATGTGGTAAACAGATGAGTAGAATAAGGGTATTGCTTCAGATTCTGACAAATCatacatagaaaatgaaaatgcccTCTATATCTCACTCAGATTCAAAAAGATTATAATTCCCTTTTACACCTAAATGCCCTAACACATCATTTTTGCATATTACTAATTAAGGTTCTCTCTAAATTCATCTGGATTTTACAGATGAATGAATTGGATGAATAAGGACCTTGGACTCcacttccaacttttcttctctaatttatctttattcaaaaggaaaaacaaacaaaaaccctaaagaagtttactttaacatttattaatatgaaaatgGAAGCATTgggttttaagaaaatgtttcgCTTAAATTCAGTGGCTTAATAAGCCAGAGAATagtattcccttctctttttttttttgagatggaatttcactcgtgttgcccaggctggagctcagtggcacgatctcggctcactgcaacctccgcttctagggttcaagcgattctcctgtctcagcctcccaagtagctaggattactggcgcccacaaccatacctggctaatttttgtattttcagtagagacggagttttaccatgttgaccaggctggtctcgaactcctgacctcaggtgatccacctgccttggcctcccaaagtgctgggattacaggcatgagccgccacgcccagtcagtgttgtcttcttttatttatttatttatttatttatttttcgagacagagtctcactctgttgctcaggctagagtgcagtggcacaatctcggctcactgcaagctccgcctcccgggttcacgccattctcctgcctcagcctcccgagtagctgggactacaggctcccgccaccacatctggctaattttttgtattttttttagtagagacagggtttcatcgtgttggccaggatggtctcaatctcctgacctcatgatctgcctgcttggactcctaaagtgctgggattacaggtgtgagccaccgcgcctggctgtgtTCTCTTCTTGTTGAAACTTTTATATCCCATCCTTCCTGGCCTATTTGGTAAGTATTAATACATTCCTCTGGAAAACTTCCATGCCTACCTGACATGGAAAGTGCTTCCTACATAGATACAGTTCTTGTTCCACCTCTCCCAACCCACAACTGAGTCTTTTCAAGTATCTAccaaatgcaaacattttaacCAGCTGGTAATGGGAATTCATAGGTTTGAAGACGTAGAAATGTAAGATGTTGAGAAATACGAGGTTTTTGGAGGTTTAGAGAATGCTTTTTTGCTTTCCGTTACGATGTATATTTCCGTTTCTTTCCGCTATTGAGATTAAGGAAAATTGTGATAACaagtattttactttctttgcttGTAGTTCTGTatgaaattatttccttataCTGTTATTAGTTGGTGGTGTTCTGTATGTGATTATTTGAAACTCAATGTGTTTCAAAAGTTGTTGAATATTCTCAGGTGGGGATGGTAATTTTGATTATGGATAATGGTGGAAGATTTGTGTCTTAGGGAGCATTCTAGATTACGGAGCACACAAATGTCTACTTCGGGGAGAGAGGGATGAGCCTGCTGGGTTGGAAGGGTGATACACACACTTCCAGGCATATGCCGATAGAGCTGTTGACAGTATGAACTTTCCCAGTCATAGTAAATCTGGGATCACGATGGCATTTCTAGGTCCTACAAAAATGTGTGCTATCTTGGAAATGTTACCACTTCTTGCCCTGGGTGTTTCATAGAggtgttaaaaaagaaaacaccctcCTTCTACCTTTCAGTTGAGGCACTCTGGTGGGGAGCTTATGTCTTGATTAAACAAATCACAAACCACTCTAGATGCTTGGTGACAGTTTGAAGAAGGCACATAGATATTTGCATTATGTTTTATTACAGCATGTATTTGTGACTGAGAAACCAAAATACTTCTGAAGTATTTTCCTCTCTGAAGTAGTTGACTCATGGCATAAAATGGGAAACTATGAAGTcctgtgtttctatttttctaatgtaAATCTCTCTATAAAGCTCAAAGATGAAAGTAGTTACCATTTTTAAAggatcctttttttcccctctgttttaACTCTTCCATTTAAAAAGGATTAGCATTGGAAAATTATTAGAATGGACATTCAGATTCTGTTGTGTATCTTAGTTGCCCGCTGAGAACACTGGCTCCCATCAGATTTAAACTCTAAATTAGACATTGTGAAGTCTTGGATATGCCCTGTctcctactttctttttctttgtggcCTTCAGATCATTAAATTTAGtgactcagctaatttttttttacccaCCTCTTAGAAAAGTTGAATGTATTTGTGACCAAGCACTTAAAGTTATTTCCTTTAAATTGAGTGTTTGAGACGTTTTTAGATTTATAACAGTCTTTGTTTACTGTGTAATTCAGTCCAATTGAGGAACTAGTAAAACTGCATTATCCAGACATCAAAGCTAAGAAGAGTATACTTACACCAATAAACTTATTAGGTTTCTAACAAGTGGAAGGTTACCAGGTGTCCCAAAATTAACCACTTCCATGCCagctgattttcattttttgtagctattttaatgATCAGCAGCATTCTGGATTTAAAAATGTCAGTcgtgactgggcacagtggctcatgcctatgatcccagcactttgggaggctgaggtgagagggttgcttgaggccaggagtttgagaccagcctgggcaacatagcaagaccccatttctaaataataacaataataataataataaaaaattagccaggcatgatggcttgcacttgtagtcctagctacttgagatgctgaagtgggaggatcacttgagcccaggaggtggaggctgtagtgagctatgattacatcactgcactccagcatgggtgacagagcaagaatccatctcataaaataaaataatcagttcTACATTATTCAGAGTTGAGTGTTGCTTTCTTTAGCAGCCTTCAAATAACTGAAAGTATGCCATTAAAAAGTATAACCCAAGGTGTTGAATGGATAATACATTTTAGTTCATTTCAAAATAGAGCCAGTATCTTTATTTCTTGAGGTTTGAGAGCAGgctggtgttttgttttatttcgtTTTTCCTTCAGATTTCTGTGAAGGGATAGACGTCAGACCCACTTTACAGAGAACAATTGAGTCACAGACAAGGAATGACTTGCCAGTTGCATGCAGCACTTTAAGTAGGACAGATGCTACCAAGTTGCATTTCAAGATTGGTGACCTTAAGACCTGACAGACCCTGGGGTCAGGAATTGATAGAGAAGGACTCTGTTAGATGAGGACCCATGACTTCCTTAACCCTTCATCAGCACTCCTGTCTGAGGCTCTGTTAAACCTAAGTGTCTTCATGGATTGAAACAAAATTATATGTGCATATTACAGagtaattgatttttgtacagaTATTTCCTGTTAggtatttcagaggatgtgtgtaAACATGCTTTAGATAATGCATAAGCATcttgtaattttgtttatgtaAGCAATTGCCTAGAAAAGTAGAGGATGGggaagatttgtttttctttcccatgGATACCCTGCTTGTTCCTGCTGAATTCTAGAACATGGCATCTTTAGGAACATGCCATTATCTGGAGACAATTGCCTACAGTcatagagatttttctttttaaaatggtcaGTTTTTGCATACTACATCTAGTCACATTACATAGAGGGTTTGGCTTTCTGGGATATCAGAAGGAAGCTGTGGATATTTGGAAAAGGGCTGTGACCTTTTGAGGTTATCATCACAGGGGACAATTGCACTCTCCCATTCATTGCTCCCTGGTATCAGTCAGAATAATGCATGGTGGTCTGACTTCCAGTGGCATTTCTTATGCGATAGGCGCACAAAAACGTATTGAAGTCATGGCAAGGCTAGGTTTCTACAGACATAAATGAGATTCAGAAGAAAATTGCTCTGTTCATTTCAGATTCTCCTCTTTGTGATTGTCTTGGGAGACTGTTCATTTGGCTGCAGGTTCAGTGCTTGCACGGTCGTATTGGAGTGTCTAAGTAAACTGCAGTGCAGCATCAACTGTCATAGCTGGAAAGTTGGTAAAGACTGTAAGCCATAACAGTTTGTTACTTAAGCTGTTAAAACTTTAGGTCCTTTAAGGTGCAATTTTTTTGGCCACATTCTGTGGTCCCCTATAGCCTTCAGGAAGGAATCCAAACTCTTAAAGTGGTTTGTTCCAGTCCCTGATTCCTTGCTAATGCATCTTACCCATTCTTTCCCCCGACACACTTTGTTCCAGCTGGTTCTCCCAACTGGCTGTGCTTTTTTTCAGGGAGGGAAGGGTCTGTGCACATTGTCCTGTCTTAAATGCACTTCATACTTCAGGTCTCACCTGAGATGGAACTTCCTACAGAAAGGCTTTTCCGAATCTAAAAGGCGGGCTTGGGGACCATTTTATATGCTGAATCGTCATTCAGTTATTGattctttcagtaaatatttgtgtcaAACACTGTATAGGCTGATGACACAGAATAGAACTAGACAGGGGACAGGCCTCACAGAGCTTGCGTTCTTGTCAGGGAAACCATCTCGTATTTACACACTTAATTTTATTTGGAACtgattgaaaacataaaaatagtacaaaggaATATCCTATATGTTTTACCcagattcatcttttttttttccagattcatGTGTTGTTAACAATTTACCACCCCATTTGTATTCTTACTCTCTCTTTATACATAATTTTTGGAGTGGGATCAGTTACATGTATTATGGTGCTTTCCTCCAAAATACTAAGGTGTAAATTTCCTAAAAGTGGAGGTATTTTCACATGATAGATTTTATAGATTTacattgataaaatatttcatttgggAGGGTTTTTATCcttcctgcatttctttttttttttttttttgagacggagtctcgctctgtcacccaggctggagtgcagtggccggatctcagctcactgcaagctccgcctcctgggtttacgccattctccggcctcagcctcccgagtagctgggactacaggcgctttttttttttttttttcaatcttttttttactgtgttaaaatatataaaacataaagctTGCATTTTTAACTATACAGTTCAGCGGTATTAAATACTTTAATGTTATGCAACTATTTCTGTAACTCTTTCCATCTCgtaaagctgaaactctgtacccattaagcagtaaCTTTTCATTCCCActttccccagcccctgacaaccactgttctactttctgtctctatgagtttgactactctTAAGTActgcatataagtggaatcatatagtatttgtctttttgtgactggcttatttcacttagcacagtgtcctcAAGATTCAGCCATgttgtcagaatttccttccctttaaagactgaataggccaggcatgaaggctcacacctgtaatctcagaactttaggaggccaaggcaggcagatcgcctgagtttaggagtttgagaccagcccaggcaacatgatgaaacctcgtctctactaaaaatacaaaagttagctgggcatggtggcacatgcctgtaatcccagctactcaggaggctgaggaaggagaatcgcttgaacccgggagacggaggttgcattgtgccaagatcgcaccactgcactccagcctgggctacagagcaggactttgtctcaaaaaataaaataaaaataaaggttgaataatattatattgtatgtatatatcacattttcttatccGTCCATGAGTAGGTGGATACTTTGGGTTGCttctgtgttttgttgttgttgttgttgttgttttgagacagagtctcattctgttgcccagactagagtgcggtaatgcgatctcagctcaccgcaaccaccgcctcccaggttcaagcgattctcctgcctcagcctcccaagtaactgggattaccgttacatgtcaccacacccggctaatttttgtatttttagtacagatggcgtttcaccatgttgcccaggctggtctcgaactcctgacctcaggtgatctgcccacctcggcctcccaaagttctgggattacaggtgtgagctaccgtgcccggcggAGGTTCCCGTTTTTTGCAATGGGTTTATAATTCATTACCATACTTAATATTTTGgtgctcaaattgtcccagacTTGGCCAGTGGGAACCCCTTCAGGCTGGCTTCTGTGTCCTTGTGAGATGCTCCATCgttttttttcttgcataaaaagatgttccaggctcatcttgtccCTATCCTGCCCTAACCCTGGAATCAGCCCTTTTTCCAGGGAGCCCTCACACCCTTGTTTTAGCACTTAGCACACTGCTTACTTATGTTTTCCTCCATTGGACTAGATTGTACCTCTCTGAGGACACATAGATGTGAGTCTTATTTGCTCTTGTATCTTCACCCAGCACAAGGCCTGACACATGAGatgtttactaaatatttgttgaataaaaaattTTTACTGTAGTTAATTGATTAAAATTTGGTTCTAAAATTATGATGCTGatgggttttctctttttttccccatctagGAAGAAATGTTGGCTATTTGGCGATGAGAGGTGGTGAACAGTGACCATACTGGTATACAACACTATGGGACCTGGCATTTTTGCTGCATGTCCAGCCCACCCCCACTAATAATGTAGGAAGCCATCTGATCCATTGGAAACACTAATCTGATCTTGGAAGTGGCTGATCGTGGCAGGATGTGTCGACGATGATGATGGCAAGAAAGCAAGATGTCCGAATTCCCACCTACAACATCAGTGTGGTGGGATTATCTGGGACCGAGAAGGAAAAGGGCCAGTGTGGGATTGGAAAGTCTTGTTTGTGCAACCGCTTCGTGCGCCCGAGTGCTGACGAGTTTCACTTGGACCATACCTCCGTCCTCAGCACCAGTGACTTTGGAGGGCGAGTGGTCAATAATGACCACTTTCTCTACTGGGGAGAAGTTAGCCGCTCCCTGGAGGATTGTGTGGAATGTAAAATGCACATTGTGGAGCAGACTGAATTTATTGATGATCAGACTTTTCAACCTCATCGAAGCACGGCCCTGCAGCCCTATATCAAGAGAGCTGCTGCAACCAAGCTTGCATCAGCTGAAAAACTCATGTACTTTTGCACTGACCAGCTGGGGCTGGAGCAGGACTTTGAGCAGAAACAAATGCCAGATGGAAAGCTGCTGGTTGATGGTTTTCTTCTTGGTATCGATGTTAGCAGGGGCATGAACAGGAACTTTGATGACCAGCTCAAGTTTGTCTCTAATCTCTACAATCAgcttgcaaaaacaaaaaagcccataGTGGTGGTCCTGACTAAGTGTGACGAAGGTGTTGAGCGGTACATTAGAGATGCACATACTTTTGccttaagcaaaaagaacctCCAGGTTGTGGAGACCTCAGCGAGATCCAATGTAAACGTGGACTTGGCTTTCAGCACCTTAGTGCAACTCATTGATAAAAGTCGGGGAAAGACAAAAATCATTCCTTATTTTGAAGCTCTCAAGCAGCAGAGTCAGCAGATAGCTACAGCGAAAGACAAGTATGAGTGGCTGGTGAGTCGCATTGtgaaaaaccacaatgagaactGGCTGAGTGTCAGCCGAAAGATGCAGGCATCTCCAGAATACCAGGACTATGTCTACCTGGAAGGGACTCAGAAAGCCAAGAAGCTGTTTCTACAGCACATCCACCGCCTCAAGCATGAGCATATCGAGCGTAGGAGAAAGCTATACCTGGCAGCCCTGCCATTAGCTTTTGAAGCTCTTATACCTAATCTAGATGAAATAGACCACCTAAGCTGCATAAAAGCCAAAAAGCTCTTAGAAACCAAGTCAGAATTCTTGAAGTGGTTTGTTGTGCTTGAAGAGACACCATGGGATGCCACCAACCACATTGACAACATGGAAAACGAACGGATTCCCTTTGATTTAATGGATACTGTCCCTGCAGAGCAGCTGTACGAGGCCCACTTAGAGAAGCTGAGGAATGAGAGGAAAAGAGTTGAGATGCGAAGGGCGTTTAAAGAAAACCTGGAGACCTCTCCTTTCATAACTCCCGGAAAGCCTTGGGAAGAGGCCCGTAGTTTTATTATGAATGAAGATTTCTACCAGTGGCTGGAAGAATCTGTATACATGGATATTTACggcaaacaccaaaagcaaattaTAGATAAAGCAAAGGAAGAATTTCAGGAGTTGCTTTTAGAATATTCAGAATTGTTTTATGAACTGGAGCTGGATGCTAAGCCCAGCAAGGAGAAGATGGGTGTTATTCAGGATGTTCTGGGAGAGGAACAGCGATTTAAAGCATTACAAAAGCTCCAAGCAGAGCGTGATGCCCTTATTCTGAAACACATTCATTTTGTGTACCACCCAACAAAGGAGACATGCCCCAGCTGCCCAACTTGTGTGGACGCTAAGATTGAGCACTTGATTAGTTCTCGGTTTATCCGGCCGTCTGACCGGAATCAGAAAAATTCACTCTCTGACCCTAACATTGATAGAATCAACTTGGTTATATTGGGCAAAGACGGCCTTGCCCGAGAGTTGGCCAATGAGATTCGAGCTCTTTGTACAAATGATGACAAGTATGTGATAGATGGTAAAATGTATGAGCTTTCCCTGAGGCCAATAGAGGGGAATGTCAGGCTTCCTGTGAACTCTTTCCAGACACCAACATTTCAGCCCCACGGCTGTCTTTGCCTTTACAATTCAAAGGAATCGCTATCCTATGTCGTGGAAAGTATAGAGAAGAGTAGAGAGTCCACGCTTGGCCGGCGGGATAATCATTTAGTCCATCTCCCCCTTACATTAATTTTGGTTAACAAGAGAGGAGACACCAGTGGAGAGACTCTGCATAGCTTAATACAGCAAGGTCAGCAAATTGCTAGCAAACTTCAGTGTGTCTTTCTCGACCCTGCTTCTGCTGGCATTGGTTACGGACGCAACATTAATGAAAAGCAAATCAGTCAAGTTTTGAAGGGACTCCTGGACTCTAAGCGTAACTTAAACCTGGTGAGTTCTACTGCTAGCATCAAAGATTTGGCTGATGTTGATCTGCGAATTGTTATGTGTCTGATGTGTGGAGATCCTTTTAGTGCAGATGACATACTTTTTCCTGTCCTTCAGTCCCAAACCTGTAAATCTTCCCATTGTGGAAGCAACAGTTCTGTTTTACTTGAACTACCAATCGGACTGCACAAGAAGCGGATTGAACTGTCCATTCTTTCATACCATTCCTCCTTTAGCATCAGAAAGAGCCGGTTGGTTCATGggtacattgttttttattcagCCAAACGTAAGGCCTCTTTGGCTATGTTACGTGCCTTTCTTTGTGAAGTGCAGGATATTATCCCTATTCAGCTCGTAGCACTCACTGATGGCGCTGTAGATGTCCTGGACAATGACTTAAGTCGGGAACAGCTGACTGAGGGGGAGGAGATTGCTCAAGAAATTGACGGAAGGTTCACAAGCATCCCCTGTAGCCAACCCCAGCATAAACTTGAGATCTTTCACCCGTTTTTTAAAGATGTGgtggaaaaaaagaacataatcgAGGCTACTCATATGTACGATAATGCTGCCGAGGCCTGTAGCACCACCGAAGAGGTGTTTAACTCCCCCCGGGCAGGATCACCGCTCTGCAACTCAAACCTGCAGGATTCAGAAGAAGATATTGAGCCATCTTACAGCCTGTTTCGAGAAGACACATCACTGCCTTCTCTGTCCAAAGACCATTCTAAACTCTCTATGGAACTGGAGGGAAATGATGGGCTGTCTTTTATTATGAGCAATTTTGAGAGTAAACTGAACAACAAAGTACCTCCACCAGTCAAACCAAAGCCTCCTGTCCATTTTGAAATTACAAAGGGGGATTTATCTTATTTAGACCAAGGCCATAGGGATGGACAGAGGAAGTCTGTGTCTTCTAGCCCCTGGCTGCCTCAGGATGGGTTTGATCCTTCTGACTATGCTGAACCCATGGATGCTGTGGTGAAGCCaaggaatgaagaagaaaacatataCTCCGTGCCCCATGACAGCACCCAAGGCAAAATCATCACCATTCGGAATATCAACAAAGCCCAGTCCAACGGCAGCGGGAATGGTTCTGACAGTGAAATGGACACCAGCTCTCTAGAGCGAGGGCGCAAGGTTTCCATCGTGAGCAAGCCAGTGCTGTACAGGACGAGATGCACCCGGCTGGGGCGATTTGCTAGTTACCGAACCAGCTTCAGCGTGGGGAGCGATGATGAGCTGGGGCCCATCCGGAAGAAAGAGGAGGATCAGGCATCCCAGGGTTATAAAGGGGACAATGCCGTCATTCCATACGAAACAGACGAAGACCCACGGAGGAGGAATATTCTTCGCAGCCTAAGGAGGAACACTAAGGTAAGACACCAGTTTAGGATTAGTCATAGTGTTTTGTACAGTGTCTTGGTGAGGGTTGATAGATGATGATTTTTCAAGGACAACCTATTCTGGTAAAAAAAACTGCCCTCTGTGTGTGTTTGACTTAGCATAAAAAGCAGTGCCTCAATTAACTACTACTACTATTGGCAGCTCTCAAGTAGTTAGGACTTTGGATAGATAGTCTGAGTTGTTGTTGCCTAAAACAATAGTTAATTAATTAGCAAAATGAGGAGATAATGCAGAACTTGTCAGCGCCTTGACAAGTGGCCAAGCACAGTGACAATACACTTGCTCTCTGCTCTCCCTTCACTAAAACACCGGAACTCAAAACTGCTTGCCGCAATCTGTCACTGCTAAACGACATTTCATCCGCACATCTCTTAAATGACCCTTTCCTCCCTTGCTGATTTGTAAAGGTTGCTGCATTTGAGTGAAAAATTGGATGATGATTTGCACACACACATCAGTGACGAGTCTTTgagtatataaatgaaaaaagagaatctTGCCACTGAGAGTTATAAACCTGTCCTGTATTTGTTAAATTGGAATACCATCCGGCTCTATTATTTTATCTTCAGGGGAGTTGCTGCTGCTATCAGTTAGAAACTCAGATTTTATTTAGGGATCACAAATAGGGCagtgagggaaaagaaaaagttaactgTATACGTTATAAACATTGAGCCTACTCGTCATATGTAGAGGCAGGATCaaatgaagtctctctctcttttttttttttttttggggggggggatggagtctcgcttagtcacccagactggagtgcagtggtgcgatctccgctcactgcaagctccaccttctgggtt includes:
- the ARHGAP35 gene encoding rho GTPase-activating protein 35, which produces MMMARKQDVRIPTYNISVVGLSGTEKEKGQCGIGKSCLCNRFVRPSADEFHLDHTSVLSTSDFGGRVVNNDHFLYWGEVSRSLEDCVECKMHIVEQTEFIDDQTFQPHRSTALQPYIKRAAATKLASAEKLMYFCTDQLGLEQDFEQKQMPDGKLLVDGFLLGIDVSRGMNRNFDDQLKFVSNLYNQLAKTKKPIVVVLTKCDEGVERYIRDAHTFALSKKNLQVVETSARSNVNVDLAFSTLVQLIDKSRGKTKIIPYFEALKQQSQQIATAKDKYEWLVSRIVKNHNENWLSVSRKMQASPEYQDYVYLEGTQKAKKLFLQHIHRLKHEHIERRRKLYLAALPLAFEALIPNLDEIDHLSCIKAKKLLETKSEFLKWFVVLEETPWDATNHIDNMENERIPFDLMDTVPAEQLYEAHLEKLRNERKRVEMRRAFKENLETSPFITPGKPWEEARSFIMNEDFYQWLEESVYMDIYGKHQKQIIDKAKEEFQELLLEYSELFYELELDAKPSKEKMGVIQDVLGEEQRFKALQKLQAERDALILKHIHFVYHPTKETCPSCPTCVDAKIEHLISSRFIRPSDRNQKNSLSDPNIDRINLVILGKDGLARELANEIRALCTNDDKYVIDGKMYELSLRPIEGNVRLPVNSFQTPTFQPHGCLCLYNSKESLSYVVESIEKSRESTLGRRDNHLVHLPLTLILVNKRGDTSGETLHSLIQQGQQIASKLQCVFLDPASAGIGYGRNINEKQISQVLKGLLDSKRNLNLVSSTASIKDLADVDLRIVMCLMCGDPFSADDILFPVLQSQTCKSSHCGSNSSVLLELPIGLHKKRIELSILSYHSSFSIRKSRLVHGYIVFYSAKRKASLAMLRAFLCEVQDIIPIQLVALTDGAVDVLDNDLSREQLTEGEEIAQEIDGRFTSIPCSQPQHKLEIFHPFFKDVVEKKNIIEATHMYDNAAEACSTTEEVFNSPRAGSPLCNSNLQDSEEDIEPSYSLFREDTSLPSLSKDHSKLSMELEGNDGLSFIMSNFESKLNNKVPPPVKPKPPVHFEITKGDLSYLDQGHRDGQRKSVSSSPWLPQDGFDPSDYAEPMDAVVKPRNEEENIYSVPHDSTQGKIITIRNINKAQSNGSGNGSDSEMDTSSLERGRKVSIVSKPVLYRTRCTRLGRFASYRTSFSVGSDDELGPIRKKEEDQASQGYKGDNAVIPYETDEDPRRRNILRSLRRNTKKPKPKPRPSITKATWESNYFGVPLTTVVTPEKPIPIFIERCIEYIEATGLSTEGIYRVSGNKSEMESLQRQFDQDHNLDLAEKDFTVNTVAGAMKSFFSELPDPLVPYNMQIDLVEAHKINDREQKLHALKEVLKKFPKENHEVFKYVISHLNKVSHNNKVNLMTSENLSICFWPTLMRPDFSTMDALTATRTYQTIIELFIQQCPFFFYNRPITEPPGARPSSPSAVASTVPFLTSTPVTSQPSPPQSPPPTPQSPMQPLLPSQLQAEHTL